CGGCGTTTGGATCGGTTGGGATCTCCATCCTTCCTCCGTGGCCTAATGGATGAGGGGAGAGCGATATGGGGGCTCCTCGCAAGAGCGTGGGAAAGCCCTGCTGCGTTTAAAGGTCGCGTTTAGATTGCGCTTGGGTTGGGGAGAGCCCGACTTGTGGCATCGGCCGTTGGGAGTCAGGGTTTTTTATAGATCCGTCTTTGCTGTAATGTCGAATAGAAACAAATGGCTGAAAACACATCCCAGGGCAGCCGTTCCCCTGCCCCGGGGCAATGCTGAACCCCAGGAGGGCTCGTGATGGAGGGGAgcgctccctcctctccctcggTGGAGATGAAGATCTCCTCATTGACCTCCAAACACTTCAGGActtgggggggttggggggtttGATGCcacctttccccccccaccccccaaactgGTCCTGGATTTCAATGGCTTAGCCGGGAAATATGTCATCTTTGGACTTGTGGAGCTGTTTTTGTTTAGTGTtatcccccccttccccagttTCATGGACAGGCGGGCTCAGGCAGCGGTGATGCTCTCCTGCCCCGAAACGAGCCCAGGAGGTGACAGAGGGACCCGATGGTCCCTGGGGACACGGCAGGAGGGTCCTGGGTGTCCCCCCGTTCCCCCCAGCTGCTTTGTAGGGCGAGCTTTGACGATCAATAATGGAAGAAgccaagaaaaaggaaacacacaCCACCCCTCCAACCCCCTCCGGAAAGCGTAACCATGAGGGTGTAgtatctataaaaaaaatacatatctatGAGTATATACAGACCTATATAGACATATATCAACTTCCTGAACGGATGCGCAGCTCCTTATGCAATGAAATGGTTTTCTAGCTGTAACCCCTtcccgcggccccccccgggccccgAGGGATCCCCTCCGCACAGGCTCCTGTGAGCGGGTCCTCACAGCCCCCGCGAGGGCCCAGGGACATGGAGGGGGGACGCagaggggggggacacatgtcccagccccccgcccccccctccacctCGGCCGCGTCGTACCGAACATGTAATGTGCCTTTTATTTATGCTGCAAatataacattaaaatattacccaggagctggtggctgctgccctctgctttgcttggggggggggggtcccgctcCATTGGGGACAACCCTGGTGTCACCTTGGACAACCCTTGGCCATCACCTGGCTGGGGGACACGGCgtggggtgtccctggggtgaCAGTTTTGGCTGTGTGACGACCCTCGGCCATCACCTGGGTGACACCGTCGGACCGgcttggggacacgggggggctGTCGCCCCCCTGGCTGACACAGCAGGTGAGCCTGAGGGGGGGCGGGCAGTGGCTCGGGACACCCTCGGGCTGAGGATTTGGGGTGATTCCAGCTGGATTTGGGTAGGAGGGAGGGGCTGAAACCCGCGGCCGCCCCGTCGGGGCTGCAGGAGCGCGGAGCGGCCGCGGGGTGGCGGCAGCGGGACGCGGCGGAGCGGGCGGGGGGTCCCGCTGCgggactgggggggggtcccggggacgggacggggagcGGGGTGGGGTGTCTTGTTCCGACGgggcgggcagccccggctgagggtcccgggggggggggaagggggtgcgGGGCACTCCccgtctgtctgtccgtccgtcAGTCCCCGGCGGCGGCTGTCGCGGCTGGTAAATGGGTTTAATTAGcggcgcccggcggcggcggggccagGATTGATCCCCGCAATCTTCCGctcccccgggacccccccggcggcccggcccggcccggcccggctaTAAAAGGCGGCGAAGGCGGCGGGCGGCCACGGTGGGCGGCGGGGGCGATGGaggggcggctgctgctgctgctcctgctgctgctggcggggACCCTCCGCGCCGCCCGCTGCTGCCCCGGACCCCCCGACCCCGGTACCGACCCCGACCTCGGCCCGGACCCGGTGAGCCCCGGTCCGCGCCGCGCCGTcggggctgggcgggggggggaggcaagcggggctgcggccggggcAGGAGACCGGGTTTTtcgggttgggggggggtgagaAACGGGGGACGCCCGGGCTGCCGTGACGCCCCCGTCCGACCCCTCCACAGgtcgccgccgcccccccggggcagcccccccccgccgccgccgccgccgccgccctgggCGCGCTGCTCCGCTCCCTGCAGCGCCCCGACCGCAGCCCGGGGTCCCTCCTCCAGCCGCAGAGGTGAGCGGGaccgggggggggcaggccgGGGTGTAGGGGGGGTCTGGGGAACCCCGGGGGAGCCGGGGAGCTGCGGGGCCGTCGAGGGACCCGGGTGGTTTGGGGGCACccagaggggatggaggggggcgGCCTGGCCGGTGCCGGGATGGGGGTGCCCGTTGGTGTCCGTCTGTCCGTGTACGTCCGTCCCCTGCCATGTCCCTCACTCCGTCCATTCCCatctgtccgtctgtccgtctTGCTGGCTCCATTGATCCCCTCCTGTCTGTCCCCAGTCACCCATCCCTGTCTGTCCCCATCGTGCCCATCCCTGTCCGTTTGTCCATCCtcttctgtccctctgtccccttTTGTCCCTCTGACCCCATCTGTGCCTGTGCATCCCTTGTCCGTCCATCCCCATCCATCCGTCCGTCCCCGTCCGTCTGTCCTGGTCAGCGGGTGTCAGCGGTGCGGTGTCCCCACCGCAGGTTCGggcgggggctgcagggggggtcccaggcCCGGCTCAGCCCCCGCAGCTGGGACCCTCCGGCCGCCCCGTTCTGGACCATGGCGACGCCGCAGCGCTTTGGCCGCCGCCGCTGAGCGTCCGTCCGTCCTTCTGTCCGTTCCTGGAGCCGTCCGTCTGGAAAGCCGTCCGTGAGTCCGTCCATGAGTCCGTCTGTCCGTGGGTCCATCCGTCACCCAATAAACTGGTGCCACTCACCCTGAACACTTGCTCTGGTTTTGCCCCTGGGGGACTTGGGGGGAGACCTGCCCCctttctgctcccccccccccccacaaatgccccccagcccctccaaaAAGACACCAACGCGGGGAGTTTACAAACCCCCCCAGCTTTATTCCCGGGGGCTCGCCTGGGGACCCTCCTTGCTCCCGGGGGGTCCAGGACGGAGGGTGCCCCCGGGCCCTGAGGTCTGTCTGGGCTCCGTCTGGGGGGCCGCGTgtctgtccgtctgtctgtctgtcagcAGGTCCAGGTGCCCACAGGGTGTGTCAGTGGGGCTGGGTGTCTGTCTGGGTGTCCGTGGGTGGGTCTGGGTGCCCACCAGTGGGTCCAGGCATCCATCCCGAGGTCCGTGTGTTGGTCGGTGAGTCCAGGGGTCCATCTGTGGGTCTGTCGGAGTGTCTGTGGGTCCGTCCGGGTGTCAGTGGGTAGGTGGAGTGGGGGGGGGCTCACTTGCCCCCCGCCATGATGCGGAGATACTGGAGGGCGTTGCGGGCGGCCTGGGAGCGGGCGCCGTCGCGGGAGGGGGCCGCGCCGTGGCACACCGTGGCCGGCTGCGTCGACAGCTCCACCAGGCACTGGTGCAGCCCGCTGAGGCTCAACGCATCtggggggacggacggacggacatGGGGACGGGCCACCATCACCCTAACCCCCCAatccacccccccaaaccacccacaacacccccccccgagCCCGAACGGGGGCACCCATGGGTCTTGGTGGGGTGCCCAGAGAGGAGGGGATGCTCACCGATGTCGAGGTAGCTGATGGCGAAGCTCTGCTCCTCggagagctcctgcaggagggcaCAGGCCCCCGCACCCATGGGTGCCAGCGGGTGACTCCGCAGCTGCACGATCTTCTCACCCGCCGAATTCCGTAGGGAGTCCCAGGTGCAGCCGGGCGCTCGGCCCCGCAGACCCTCCAGCCTGGGGCCCGCCTGTGGGGACAGGGTGCTCGGGGACCATCCCGACCCCCCAGAGGGACTTGGGGACCATCTGGACCCCTGCACGGGGATGTGGGGGCTCAGGGACCACCCAGAGTCCCACGCAGGGACACGGGGGCTCAGGGACCCTCTGGACCCCCACGTGGGGAAATGGGGGCTTGGGAATTCCAGGGACCCCAACACAGGGACACCCGTGGGGGTTCGGGGACCACCAGGACCCCCGTGCAGGGACACCCTTGAGGTACAGGGGCTCAGGAACCATAGGGACCCTATGTGGGGACACAGTGGCTCAGACACCGCCAGGACCCCCAGACATGGGGACCCCTTTGGCAACAAGGGGGCTCAGGGACCCCCAATGTAGGGCCACGCCAGTAACATGGGGGCTGCTGGGACCCCCACACAGTGTCCCTTCGGGAGACATGGGGGCCTGGGGACTGCAGGACCTCCCGCCCTATTCAAGCACCCTTCATGGGGATCAAGCCCACCCACTCAGGGACCCTAAATCCAGAGGGTCCCCTCCCAGGTCACCCTTGAGTGTCCCCCTGCCCTACTGCCCCCCAACTTTAATCACTGGGGGTCCATAAGCCCTGAAATAGGGGGTACAGAGGTGCCCGTGTCCCCTGTTAACCTCCCAGGGTGATCTTGGCGTGCCTGTGTCCCCCGTTAGCCCACCCGGGGTGGTCTCGGGGTGCCCGTGTCCCCCGTTAACCCCTCGCCGACCGGTACCATGGAGAACTGGTCCTCCTCCACTTCGGCCTCGCTGCCCTCCCGCGGCTCCATGGGGACGTTGTGGATCCGCACCAGCATCTTGGCAGCTGCGTTGCGCTTCGCCAGCTTCTTGGAGGTGCCGCTGCCTGCGGGGAGGGGACAAGGGACACCAAGGTGAGCCTGGCACCCTGTCGTGTCCCCCGACATGCAcccggggttgggggggtggaggggggttGCCCCGGCCCCGTACCGATCTCCACGAAGCGCTCCACGCGGCAGGTCATGGTGAACTCCTTGCGATGCGCCGGCCCCGACTCCTGCGTCACCGTGTACTCGGGCAGGCGCCAGCCCTTCTGCACCACCAGCTCCTGGCGGGGGGGGATGACACACAAATGGCGGGgtctggggagggcagggccaCGGACCCCCCCCTGAAACGGGGAGAGCTGCCTCCAGAAAGGAGCTGCCAACCCCGAAACAGGCGGGGCCAGCCCCAAAATGGGTCCACTGCCTCCAAAATGGGAATAACCGTCCCCAAGATGGGGATAATAGTCCCTAAAATGGGTCCACTGTCCCCAAGACAGGGATAACTGTCCCCAAAATGGGGATAACCATCCCTAAAACAGGGATAACCATCCCCAAAACAGGGATAACTCTCCCCAAAATGCATCCACTGTCCCCAAAACAGGGATAACTAGTCCCAAAATGGGGATAAACATCCCCAAGATGGGGATAATAGTCCCTAAAATGGGTCCACTGTCCCCAAGACAGGGATAACTGTCCCCAAAATGGGGATAACCATCCCTAAAACAGGGATAACCATCCCCAAAACAGGGATAACCATCCCCAAAACAGGGATAACCATCCCCAAAATGCATCCACTGTCCCCAAAACAGGGATAACTAGTCCCAAAATGGGGATAAACATCCCCAAAGTGGGGAGAACTGTCCCCAAAACAAGGAGAACTGTCCCCAGAATAGGTCCACCATCCCCAAAACAGGGATAACCATCCCCAAAAGGGGCAAGAGCAccccccagctggggagaggaagCCCCCAAATGTCACCGCCACCCCTAAAATGGGTAAGGTCACCCCCAAAGGGGCATGGCCCCCCCCGGATAGGGATGGCCATCCCCAAAACAGGCTCGTCACCCCCAAAACGGGGACAGCCACCAAgtcggggcggcgggggcacATCTCCTCTTGTCACAGCCCGTGGTGTCACCCACCTGCAGAGCCCCCACGGGGTTACACTCcgactgggggggggacacgggcgTCTTCATCTCCAGGGGGGTGCCCCTGCGTGGGGCAGATGGGCACGGCATGAGGGGGGCACGACGGGGGGACAGCTCTGAGCCCCCCCACGCCAGGACCCCCAGGTTGGGGAGGCAAGGAGGTGTAACGGGGTGCCGGGAGCTGAGCTTTTGGGGGGGCACGGtgctccccctgcccaggcccggcacctgggtgccccccaccccattacCTGGGCGAGGGTGGGGGCGCagcgggtgctgggggggcGGCCACGGGGCCGAGCTCAACCGGGGGCTCTGGGGGGAAAGGAGAGCTTGGGGATAAAAGGTGAGACGTTAACGCCCGAGCTggcccccccaaacctctctCTCTGCCAATGCCCcaggcacccccagcccctcaggTGCCCCAAATCCTGCCAGGCACCCCCAATTCCCTTGGGACCCCAGATCCCCTGGTATTCCCAACCCCCACCCAGGCATCCCCAAGTCCCTTGGCTCCCCTAAGACACCCCTAACCCCCCACCACCTCAACCCCCACCCCGGCACCCCCAAATTCAACTGAGCTgcccaaaccccccaaatcccctgggATGCACAAGTCCTCCAGCATCCCCAATCACCCTGGGTACCCCCAAACTCCCCTAGATACCCTCAAGCCCCTGCAGACCTCCCACAAACGCACCAGGCCTGGGTGCCCAGCACCCCTGGGGTACTCCCAACCCCCTGGGTACCCCCAGACCACCTGCGCAgcccccacccagcaccccaaaattcCCCTCACACCTCCTGGACACACTCAACAACCTCCCCtgtgcacccagcaccccccagccccccccaactCCCTCCAACCCCATCCTGCACTGCACCCTGACCCCCACCCTGatcccccagcaccctggggatCCCGTCCCCCCCTCACCTGGGCTCCTCGGGGGCGGTGGGCTCCAGCATGTCCCCCCCTTTGAGCAGCTTCAGGGCCACCTCGGCCGCTTTGTGCTTCGCCGCCTTCTTGCTGGGCCCCTGCCCTGGGGGAGACACCGGCTGAGCGAGGGTTGGGGGGACGCCTGGGGCCCCCACAGACCCCTCGCAGACCATGGGCTGTGCTTACGGCTGCCACAGCCCAGGGGTCAGGGTCCTGGGGGATCCCTCTGCCATAACCCCGGCCGCAGGGTGCCCGGAGGTCCCCGAATGTCCCAGGCATTGGGGTCCTGGGTGATCCCTCACCAGGACCCACTTTTTGAGGCCCCAGGGGATCCCCAGGTATCGAGGTCCCAAGCGATCCCCCACCAGGACCCACTTATAGGGGTCCCAGGGAACCCCTGAGTGTCCCAAGCATGGGGGTCCCAGGTGATACCCCACCAGACCCTGCTTTTTACAGATCCCAGGGGATCCCCCACCAGGACCCACTTTTTTGGGGACTCAAGGGATCTCTGAGTGCCCCAGACATTGGGGTCCTGGGTAATGCCCCACCATGATTCACTTTTTGGGGTCCCAAGAGATCCCTGAGTGTCCCAGGCATTGGGATCCCAGGTGATTCCCCCACCAGGACCCACTTTTTTAGGGATCCCAGGGGATCCCCCACCACAACCCACTTTTAGGGATCCCCCAGCACACATCCCCACCTTCCTGGGGACAATCCCCATGTCCTCATTGTCCCTCCCCTTCCACATCCCAGGCAAGCGAGATCCACCCCAGGTCACCCTCTCTGGGCTGTCCCCCCACCTCACTCCCTGCCGGCGTGGGGGCGAGGGAGGTGAGGCAGGGGGACAGCGTGGAAGCAGAGGGTGTCAGGGACCCACCAGTGCAGCTGATGTCCCCAACGGTGACACGGAAGGTGAAGTTGGGCTGATGGGCTTGTCCCTCGGCCTTCAGGAGGTCGTACCCGGGGGTCTTGCCTATGCGAGTGCCATATTCCTGCAGCAGGCTGATGGGCGTCTTCCCGGGGTTGGCGGCCAGCatctgctccaggctggggacagggctgtcACCAGCCCGAGCAGGGGTCAGAAGGGACCGGTGCGGGTACAGATTGGGGGCAGcggggtggtgggagaggctggcATGGCCCACGTGGTGTGGGGACGTGGGTGGCATTGCCAGGCAGcacagggacacggggacagGGGTGGCACTGCCATGTAGCGTAGGGGCGTGGGGATAGGGGTGGCATCGCCACATGGCATTGGGATAGGAGGACAGGGGTGGCACTACCAcatgggatggggacatggggacagggctgTCACCAGCCTGAgcagggggcagaggggacCGGCGAGAGGGGTAAAGTGGGAGAGGATTGCATTGATGTGGAGAGCGGGGATGCGGGGACAGGGGTGTCACCGGCGTGTGGGAAAAGGGGTGGCATCACCACACGgcgtggggacacggggacagaGGTGGCACTGGTGTGTGGAGACATGGGGACAGGGGTGGCATCGCCACTTGGCACGGGGACAGGGCTGGCACCGACAAGCAGCGCAGGGACACGAGGACGAGGGACGAAGCCTCCACGCAGGGTGGGCTGGCATTCACCACGTGGCacgggggacacggggacagggatggagcCCCCGGGTAGCGTGGGGGACAAGGGGAAGAGGGGGCTGGTACCGGCCACACGccgtggggacacggggacaggGACGGAGCCGCGACACGGGTGACACCGCCACAGAGCAAGGGGACAGGCCTGTAGCcgccccacacacacacacacacacacacacacacacacgcagcgTAGAGCCCGGTCCCACAGACCCCGGTAACCGAGGGACAACCCCAGCGGCCTACCGGTAGGCCTCAACCTCCCTCTCTCCGTCAGGAGAAGGATAATCCCGGTTTGGACGGGGGTGGGTATCCcgggaagggggagaaggaggggggtATCCCGGTaaggaggggtttgggggggggtagGTGGGTGTCCGGTACCTGGGGAAGCCGCCGCTCCGCctggccccgccgcccgccccctccTCGCTCATCCCCGCCGCGCTCCGtcccgccgcccgcgccgccagggggcgcccgctgaggccccgccccgcgggggatgatgggaaaggagaggggcGCCCCGCGGGGGATTATGGGAAGCGTAGTCCGCCGCCGGCTGCTGccgcttcccccccaccccctcccccgcgGCGGACTACGCTTCCCACAACCCCCCGCGCGCGGGGAACGCTGGGAAGGTGGAGGACGCGGGAGGCGGGGCtacgtggcggggggggggcggtcctgcctcagtttcccgcTCTggacgggggcggggggggggggataaggaggggggggggcatggatggggacaggggggacggggacagacGGACAGGGATGGACAGGGAGCCGTGGATGGGGACAGTGAGGACAgacaggaggggacagggacagacGGACAGGGACCCATGGATGGGGAcaatggggacagggacagatgGACAGGGATGGACAGGGAGCCATGgatggggacagtggggacagggacagacGGACAGGGACCCATGgatggggacagtggggacagacaggaggggacagggacagacGGACATGGACCCATGGATGGGGAcaatggggacagggacagatgGACAGGGATGGACAGGGACCCATGGATGGGGACAGtgggggcaggcggggggggaACAGGGACAGACGGACAGGGAGGGACAGGGACCCATGgatggggacagtggggacagATAGGGTGGGACAGGGACAGATGGACAGGGACCCATGGATGGGGACAGTGGTGACAGATGGGGTGGACAGGGACAGACggacagggagggatgggggggcatGGATGGGGACAGAGGCGGCGTGGTGGGGACAGATGGACGGGGATGGAGAGCGTGGGACGGGGACAGACGGACAGGGTGTGAGAGGGATGGACGGGGACagtggggacaggcagggtgCGATGGGGACAGACGGGGAGGGGGACGGACAGATGGACGGGCAGTGATGGGGACAGGCCAGAGGTGACAATGGTCAGACTGGGACCAGCTGGGGCCGTCGGGGTGTGACGGGGACAGACAAGGAGCTGTGGGGACAAATGGACGCCTGTGCTGAGGGcagactgggagcactgggaatagactgggagcactggggtcGGACTGGGAACGCTGGGGACAGAGATGGGGATAGAGGGCACCAGGACCCCATACTGGCACCGGGACCCCTATACTGGGACCTGGACCCCTGTACCAGCACCCTATACTGGCACTGGCACCCCCATATGGGCACCAGCACCAGGATCCCCATACTGGCACCGGCACCCCTATACCAGCACCGGGACCCCCATACTAGCACTGGGACCCCTATACCAGCACTGGCACCCCTATGGTGTCCTGGTGCTGGTATGGGGTTCCAGGTGCTGGTATGGGGGTCCTGGTGCCTCTATAGGGTCCCAGTGCTGTTATAGGGGTCCTGGTGCCTGTATGGGTGTCCCAGTGCCGGTATAGGGTCCCAGTGCTGGTATGGGGTGCCAGTGCCCATGCCAGTATAGGGGTCCTGGTGCCAGTATGGAGGTCCCAGTGCCGGTATAGGGGTGCCGGTGCTAGTATGGGGGTCCTGGTGGCGATATAATGTCCCAGTGTCGGTATAGGGTCCCAGTGCTGGTATGGGGGTGACGATATAGGGTCCCGGTGCTGGTATAGGGGTGCCGGTGACGATATAGGGTCCCAGTGCTGTTATAGGGTCCCGGTGCTGGTATGGGGTGCTGGTGCCAGTGCCAGTATAGGGGTGCTGGTGCTAGTATGGGGGTCCTGGTGCCGATATAGGGTCCCAGTGCCAGTAGGGGGTGCCAGTGCTGGTGCCAGTATAGGGGTCCCGGTGCCGGTATAGGGTCCCGGTGCCGGTATCGGGTCCCAGTGCCGGTATAGGGTGCTGGTGCCAGTGCCAATATGGGGGCCCTGGTGCCAATATGGGGTCCCAGTGCCGGTATAGGGGTGCCGGTGCTAATATTGGGGGTCCTGGTGGCAATATAGGGTCCCAGTGCCAGTATGGGGTGCCAGTGCTGGTGCCAGTATAGGGGTCCTGGTGGTGATATAGGGTCCCAGTGCTGGTATAGGGTCCCGGTGCCGGTATAGGGTGCTGGTGCCAGTGCCAATATGGGGGCCCTGGTGCCAGTATAGGGGTCCTGGTGGTGATATAGGGTCCCAGTGCCAGTATAGGGTCCCGGTGCCAGTATAGGGTGCTGGTGCCAGTGCTAATATTGGGGGTCCTGGTGCCGATATAGGgtcccagtgctgctgtagGGTCCCAGTGCCAGTAtggggtgctggtgctggtgccaGTATTGGGGTCCCGGTGCTGCTATAGGGTCCCAGTGCCAATATGGGGTGCTGGTGCCAGTATGGGGGTCCCGGTGCCGATATAGGGTCCTGGTGCCGGTATggggtgccggtgccggtgccagTATAGGGGTCCCGGTGCCGGTATGGGGTCCCGGTATATGGTGCCGGTGCCGGTATGGGGTCCCGGTGCCGGTATAGGGTCCTGGTGCCGGTATGGGGTGCCGGTGCCGGTATAGGGGTGCCGGTATagggtgccgg
This window of the Buteo buteo chromosome 17, bButBut1.hap1.1, whole genome shotgun sequence genome carries:
- the TARBP2 gene encoding RISC-loading complex subunit TARBP2; translation: MSEEGAGGGARRSGGFPSPVPSLEQMLAANPGKTPISLLQEYGTRIGKTPGYDLLKAEGQAHQPNFTFRVTVGDISCTGQGPSKKAAKHKAAEVALKLLKGGDMLEPTAPEEPSSPFPPEPPVELGPVAAPPAPAAPPPSPRGTPLEMKTPVSPPQSECNPVGALQELVVQKGWRLPEYTVTQESGPAHRKEFTMTCRVERFVEIGSGTSKKLAKRNAAAKMLVRIHNVPMEPREGSEAEVEEDQFSMAGPRLEGLRGRAPGCTWDSLRNSAGEKIVQLRSHPLAPMGAGACALLQELSEEQSFAISYLDIDALSLSGLHQCLVELSTQPATVCHGAAPSRDGARSQAARNALQYLRIMAGGK
- the NPFF gene encoding pro-FMRFamide-related neuropeptide FF, whose amino-acid sequence is MEGRLLLLLLLLLAGTLRAARCCPGPPDPGTDPDLGPDPVAAAPPGQPPPAAAAAAALGALLRSLQRPDRSPGSLLQPQRFGRGLQGGSQARLSPRSWDPPAAPFWTMATPQRFGRRR